From a single Raphanus sativus cultivar WK10039 chromosome 3, ASM80110v3, whole genome shotgun sequence genomic region:
- the LOC130509927 gene encoding uncharacterized protein At4g04775-like codes for MSTSSSTSSRSAARRTVHGVPIKCWCGKGLVVWASETKENPFRRFYHCEVALQRKTESHLFKWEDEAILDEVRMLDAKIMDLVHDIQTLSKTVSEQIDLHKAECVFKVDEHIKQMKQEIRQATRHMKEEFEAIVSSNTLVKPLADSGTTHNFLAAVAIVGAIACLYWKFL; via the exons ATGAGCACCTCTTCATCTACGTCTTCCCGATCGGCGGCACGGAGGACAGTCCACGGCGTTCCCATTAAATGTTGGTGTGGCAAAGGACTCGTTGTCTGGGCTTCAGAaaccaaagaaaacccattcCGCCGATTCTACCACTGCGAAGTAGCACTTCAG AGGAAAACAGAGTCACACCTCTTCAAATGGGAAGACGAAGCCATTTTAGACGAAGTTAGGATGTTGGATGCGAAAATCATGGATCTCGTACACGACATTCAGACATTAAGCAAAACCGTCTCTGAACAGATAGATCTACACAAGGCTGAGTGTGTGTTCAAGGTGGATGAACACATCAAGCAGATGAAGCAAGAGATTCGTCAAGCCACAAGACATATGAAAGAAGAGTTTGAGGCTATCGTGTCTTCAAACACATTGGTAAAACCGCTTGCCGACAGTGGCACCACCCACAACTTTCTTGCTGCTGTGGCAATCGTTGGAGCAATCGCATGCTTATATTGGAAGTtcctttaa
- the LOC130509928 gene encoding uncharacterized protein LOC130509928: MDANLVEVMQGMSLEEDKPIVIPEDITYCAMERGGRSLLGRFLNPECQHMPRMLKTMPKIWKVYERARGIALSKERFQFVFDLETDIQTVLKQGFWTFDDWGMALERWVEVPPRTYLQTAAIWVRLRNIPVNYLTYKTIDAIADGIGHVEVIEFDPEKPQLQDYVRVQVTIDLNLPVRDKKSLSLPGGRVEYIDVEYERVRKKCYHCMRLTHEKLKCPLFQGNKSKGKEIAVVQSTVQNQSGGSRQHHNDLTEKIMPLLAPSVPPGFAPQSTLVAPEVFEEMRFYMNCIVPEERRVREAKMRKTLDELSRDPVAQRSCLRLERAPLISRERTGEVGHVFDFCTSENGGVPDVVESSLRRAPHQYDNRGMERDGSRLHEEGSGTVGATGEPDTVGREVVLASPQKKRLDTRKMNEVNAATSSALEQPRFTMGYTPAMSADKSSKSRGTTRSKSSWCRRDQKKRRATGPDDEGVFRESEEGPLKRKATDEDEVSSKVSKQHGGLMVHQKPSNPQ; the protein is encoded by the coding sequence ATGGATGCCAATCTAGTTGAAGTGATGCAAGGGATGTCGCTGGAGGAGGATAAACCGATCGTTATACCGGAGGATATCACCTACTGTGCGATggagagaggaggaagaagcttACTGGGCAGATTCTTGAACCCAGAGTGTCAACATATGCCTCGTATGTTGAAAACAATGCCAAAGATCTGGAAGGTTTATGAGAGAGCTAGGGGAATAGCCTTATCTAAGGAGCGTTTCCAGTTTGTCTTCGATCTCGAGACAGACATTCAGACTGTGCTGAAACAGGGTTTCTGGACCTTTGATGACTGGGGGATGGCGTTGGAGAGATGGGTAGAAGTTCCTCCAAGGACCTACTTGCAGACAGCGGCGATATGGGTGAGACTCCGCAATATTCCGGTGAACTACCTTACGTATAAAACGATTGATGCGATAGCTGATGGGATTGGACATGTAGAAGTGATAGAGTTTGATCCGGAAAAGCCACAGCTGCAAGATTATGTGAGAGTTCAAGTGACCATTGACCTGAACTTACCGGTGAGAGATAAGAAGTCTCTGAGCTTGCCTGGTGGTCGGGTGGAATACATAGATGTGGAGTATGAGAGAGTAAGGAAGAAGTGCTACCATTGCATGAGGCTAACACACGAGAAGCTGAAGTGTCCTCTGTTTCAAGGTAACAAGAGCAAGGGGAAGGAGATTGCAGTGGTACAGAGTACAGTGCAGAACCAATCTGGTGGGAGCCGTCAGCACCATAATGATCTTACTGAGAAGATTATGCCGTTACTGGCTCCATCAGTGCCACCAGGTTTTGCCCCACAAAGCACATTAGTGGCGCCTGAAGTCTTTGAGGAGATGCGATTCTACATGAATTGTATTGTTCCAGAGGAAAGAAGAGTACGAGAAGCTAAGATGAGAAAGACGTTAGATGAGCTCTCGCGAGATCCGGTTGCACAAAGATCTTGCTTGAGATTGGAGAGAGCGCCTTTAATCTCTAGAGAAAGAACTGGTGAAGTTGGCCATGTTTTTGACTTCTGCACATCTGAGAATGGAGGAGTACCAGATGTTGTGGAGTCATCATTGAGGAGAGCACCACACCAATACGATAATCGTGGTATGGAACGTGATGGCTCTAGACTACATGAGGAAGGAAGTGGAACAGTGGGGGCCACCGGGGAGCCTGATACAGTGGGTCGGGAGGTTGTTCTTGCATCGCCACAGAAGAAGAGATTGGATACGAGAAAGATGAATGAGGTGAATGCAGCGACATCATCAGCACTAGAACAACCTCGCTTTACTATGGGCTACACTCCAGCAATGTCAGCAGACAAGAGCAGTAAGAGTAGAGGAACGACCAGAAGCAAGAGTTCATGGTGTAGGAGGGACCAAAAGAAGAGACGCGCAACAGGTCCAGATGATGAAGGAGTATTCAGAGAAAGCGAAGAAGGCCCTCTGAAACGTAAAGCTACTGATGAGGACGAAGTCTCATCTAAGGTATCGAAGCAACATGGAGGTTTGATGGTTCACCAGAAACCATCCAATCCTCAATGA
- the LOC108830164 gene encoding uncharacterized protein LOC108830164 — translation MRRALEEASLWYEVNKGASGEEQTALHMGVPQSWTPPAQGMVKCNFHANWRSDRYHVGGAWITRNYNGEVGMHARDALTPKSDKLSADMYCLLWVLKSLRDLRIEEVHIGTDSQELYDAIQKPYRWPRYRGLLQQITTICSEFVGIKFEVESVQSNKVAREISRSVLRDGRFQSYLAMGGPSWLHNIIRTEGAMVIS, via the coding sequence ATGCGTCGGGCTTTAGAGGAGGCGTCTCTATGGTACGAGGTGAACAAAGGAGCGAGTGGAGAAGAGCAAACAGCATTACACATGGGAGTACCGCAAAGCTGGACACCTCCTGCACAAGGTATGGTCAAATGCAATTTCCATGCGAATTGGAGGAGTGATAGGTACCATGTAGGAGGAGCTTGGATTACTAGGAACTATAATGGTGAGGTTGGAATGCATGCTAGAGATGCTTTGACTCCCAAGTCAGACAAGTTATCTGCTGATATGTATTGCTTGTTATGGGTATTGAAGAGTTTGCGTGATCTGAGAATAGAGGAAGTGCATATAGGAACAGATTCACAGGAACTGTATGATGCTATTCAGAAACCTTATCGTTGGCCACGGTATAGAGGACTACTTCAGCAAATCACTACGATATGCTCAGAGTTTGTAGGGATTAAATTTGAAGTGGAATCTGTTCAGTCAAACAAGGTGGCACGAGAGATCTCTAGAAGTGTGCTACGGGATGGacgttttcaatcatatttggCGATGGGAGGACCTTCATGGCTTCATAATATCATTAGGACTGAAGGTGCTATGGTGATCTCTTAA